The following is a genomic window from Collimonas fungivorans Ter331.
TCCCGAGCAAGGCGCGCAACAAGGTTGACGCCCATCGTTTCCTCGCCTTTGTCGGCACCCCGGCGATCAGCGCCAAGCTTGCAGAAGGGCTGGGATCGTTGCCGGCCAATAGCAAATCGCCGGAACCGACTGAATCGATTTCACGCATCGGCTTCCAGATTCTGTCGAACACCAAAGGCGGCATCGCACAATTCTATGATCGCGACATGACCAAGGAAATGGCGGACGAGGGCATGAAGGGCATGCAAAAATTCATCAGCGATCCAGCCAAGCTCGATGAAGTGCTCAACGAACTTGAACAAAGCCGCAAGCGCATCTACAAGAAGACCTGAGCTTGACCGATAACGGATGCTCGTCAGTATCCGCGAAGGGGCAAGCGCTGGAATGCCGTGCGGTTGCCCCTCGTGCAACATTTTTTGTACCGTAAACTGCTCATCGGGAGTCGATTGCCATGCCCGCCCAAACGCCTGCCATTACGCCAGCAAGGCCGCAGCCCTCCGATCTTGCGGCGGCCGGCAAGCCGCGCCGCCGCAGCACCGCCTCCAGAAGGAACCGCGCCGCGATCTGGTTCCTGGCGCCGGCCTGCCTGATGACGGCGGTGTATGTGCTATATCCGATCTTTTACACAATTTATCTCAGTTTCTTTAATTGGGACGGCATGATGAAACCCGAGTTCATCGGGCTGGCGAACTATGTCGAGATGCTGCACGCACCGACATTTCATGTCGCGTTAAAGAACAACCTGACCTGGCTGCTGCTGTTCTTGCTGGCGCCGCCGGCCGGCCTGATCGCGGCGCTCTACCTGAATCAGAAAGTGCGCGGCATACGCTTGATCAAGGCATTGTTTTTTGCGCCCTTTGTTTTGTCGGGGGTAGTGGTCGGGCTGATCTTCAGCTGGTTTTACGATCCGACGTTTGGCTTGCTGACGCTCTTGCTGGGGCATGGCGTACCGGTATTGGGAGACCCGCGCTATGTCACGTTCGGCATCATCTTCGCCGCGCTGTGGCCGCAGACAGCGTACTGCATGATCCTGTTTCTCACCGGGCTGACCTCGATCAACGCCGACCAGGTAGAGGCGGCGCGCATGGAGGGAGCCAAAGGCTGGAGCATGCTGCGCTATGTCATTCTGCCGCAACTGAGGTCAACTACCTTCATGGCGTTTGTGGTGACCATCATCGGCGCACTGCGCAGTTTCGATCTTATTTCCGTCATGAGCAGCGGCGGTCCCTTCGAAAGCTCGACCGTGCTGGCTTATTACACTTATGACCAGGCCATCAAATACTATCGCCAGGGCTATTCGGCGGCGATTGCCGTCACGCTGTTCGCCATCATGCTGATCTACATCGTTTATCAATTGCGCCGCCTGCTGCGCGACGAACGCTAAGGGAGTTGCCATGTTTCCCATGCCCATAGAAAAATGGAAGGCGTCCAACCGCATCCTGTACAAACTGTCGTTGCCGGTCGCCTTGCTGATATGGCTGCTGCCGATATTGGCAGTGCTGGTGACTTCGGTACGTTCGACCGACGAACTGATGGAAGGCAATTACTGGGGCTGGCCTAAAGATTTCGCCATGCTGGCTAACTATCGCGAGGCGCTTACCGCGTCGCCGATGTTGCATTACTTCTGGAACAGCTGCCTGATCACGATACCGTCGGTGATCGGCGCCATTGCATTGGCCGCCATGGCCGGTTATGCGCTGTCGACTTACAAATTCCGGGGTAATACGCTGTTGTTCGCCACCTTCGTGGCATGCAATTTTGTGCCGCAACAGATCCTCATGATTCCCGTGCGCGAAATCTCCGTGTCGCTGGGTTTGTTTAATACGGTGAGCGGCCTGATCCTTTTCCATGTCGCCATGCAAACCGGCTTTTGCACGCTGTTCCTGCGCAACTTTATCAAGCAATTGCCTTACGAAATGATCGAAGCGGCGCGCATCGAGGGGGCAGGCGAGTGGACGGTTTTCTATCGTATCGTGCTGCCGCTGATCAAGCCGGCGCTGGCGGCGCTGGCAGTCCTGGTTTTTACGTTTGTCTGGAACGACTATTTCTGGGCGTTGTGCCTGACCCAGGGCGACGATGTGGCGCCGATCACGGTTGGGGTGGCGGCGCTCAAGGGACAATGGACCACCGCCTGGAATCTGGTCTCGGCCGGATCGGTCTTGGCGGCGATACCGTCGGTACTGTTGTTCTTTCTGATGCAAAAGCAGTTTGTCGTCGGTCTTACGTTCGGGGCTAGCAAGGGCTGACTACGCGCCGTTACCAAAAGAGCAGCTGGCGGCGACCAAGAAAAAATAATGCGGCCGGAAGCGGCGGTTCGCCGCATCCCCATGCGATATCAATTCAGAAAGCGGACCGGGAAGATGACATATTGACCAGACTGCCGGCGCATTGTGGCCTATCGAAAAAATGCCACCTCTCATCATTTCTTACAAGAGAACAGCGTTTTATCTGATTTTCTTTACCCGCATCCAGGAATAAATTGACGTTTCCGAATGTCGTTCGGCGTTGCTGCCGATCCGCTTGGCATCGGCCCGGGGGCAATACAGCCAAGCACCGGCCGATCTTGTGCAAGTTATTTTCAAGCAGAATTTCCGATTCAGTTCCTGGAGAACCTCATCATGGGCGCCATATACACATTGCATCCGCAGCATCAATCGCATCAGCCCGGCTCCGAAGCGGCCATGGAGCCCACGCCTCGATCCGATCCCCTGGCCCGTAAGACTGGCGGTAAACTCGCCGATAAGGTTGCGCTGATTACTGGCGGCGACAGCGGCATCGGCCGCGCTATTGCATTGGCTTATGCGGCAGAAGGCGCCAGCGTCGCAATTGTGTATCTGGATGAGCATGCCGACGCCAAAGAAACCATGTACATGGTCGAAGAGCTGGGCGGACAGTGCCTCTTGCTCGATGGCGACGTTGGCGATGAAAATTCCTGCATTCGCATGGTCGAGCAAGTCATTGCAAAATTCGGCAGGCTCGATATCTTGGTCAACAATGCAGGCCAGCAATTTCCACAGGCGCACATCGAAGATATTTCCGCGGAACAGCTTGAGAAAACTTTCCGCACTAATATTTTTTCCATGTTTTTCATGGTCAAGGCGGCAAAACCTTATTTGCGCGCCGGCGCCAGGATCATTAATACCGCATCCGTGACCGCTTATCGCGGCAGCGAGCGCCTGCTCGACTATTCAGCAACCAAAGGCGCCATCGTGGCGTTCACGCGTTCGCTCGCGCAACAGTTGCTGGAGGATGAAATCCATGTGAACGCCGTTGCGCCAGGTCCGGTCTGGACACCTCTGATACCGGCAAGCTTTTCGGCTGACGAGGTAGCGCGCTTCGGCAAGGATGTCCCGATGAAAAGGCCGGGGCAGCCGAACGAGGTGGCCCCCTGCTATGTATTCCTGGCTACCGAGGGGGCGTCTTACATGAGTGGCCAGGTGCTGCATCCGAATGGCGGTGAAATAATCAAT
Proteins encoded in this region:
- a CDS encoding carbohydrate ABC transporter permease; translation: MPAQTPAITPARPQPSDLAAAGKPRRRSTASRRNRAAIWFLAPACLMTAVYVLYPIFYTIYLSFFNWDGMMKPEFIGLANYVEMLHAPTFHVALKNNLTWLLLFLLAPPAGLIAALYLNQKVRGIRLIKALFFAPFVLSGVVVGLIFSWFYDPTFGLLTLLLGHGVPVLGDPRYVTFGIIFAALWPQTAYCMILFLTGLTSINADQVEAARMEGAKGWSMLRYVILPQLRSTTFMAFVVTIIGALRSFDLISVMSSGGPFESSTVLAYYTYDQAIKYYRQGYSAAIAVTLFAIMLIYIVYQLRRLLRDER
- a CDS encoding carbohydrate ABC transporter permease, whose protein sequence is MFPMPIEKWKASNRILYKLSLPVALLIWLLPILAVLVTSVRSTDELMEGNYWGWPKDFAMLANYREALTASPMLHYFWNSCLITIPSVIGAIALAAMAGYALSTYKFRGNTLLFATFVACNFVPQQILMIPVREISVSLGLFNTVSGLILFHVAMQTGFCTLFLRNFIKQLPYEMIEAARIEGAGEWTVFYRIVLPLIKPALAALAVLVFTFVWNDYFWALCLTQGDDVAPITVGVAALKGQWTTAWNLVSAGSVLAAIPSVLLFFLMQKQFVVGLTFGASKG
- a CDS encoding SDR family oxidoreductase; amino-acid sequence: MGAIYTLHPQHQSHQPGSEAAMEPTPRSDPLARKTGGKLADKVALITGGDSGIGRAIALAYAAEGASVAIVYLDEHADAKETMYMVEELGGQCLLLDGDVGDENSCIRMVEQVIAKFGRLDILVNNAGQQFPQAHIEDISAEQLEKTFRTNIFSMFFMVKAAKPYLRAGARIINTASVTAYRGSERLLDYSATKGAIVAFTRSLAQQLLEDEIHVNAVAPGPVWTPLIPASFSADEVARFGKDVPMKRPGQPNEVAPCYVFLATEGASYMSGQVLHPNGGEIING